A window of the Synechococcus sp. JA-3-3Ab genome harbors these coding sequences:
- a CDS encoding sulfiredoxin has translation MAQIREIPLAQIRRPLPRQTDPEKVRALMASIEAIGLQEPIEVLEVEGEYYGFSGCHRYEAFVRLGRERIPCRVRKATPAVLRLHLA, from the coding sequence ATGGCGCAAATTCGCGAGATTCCCTTGGCCCAAATTCGTCGCCCCTTGCCGCGGCAGACGGATCCGGAGAAGGTGCGGGCACTGATGGCTTCCATCGAAGCAATCGGGCTGCAGGAGCCGATCGAGGTTTTGGAAGTGGAGGGAGAGTACTACGGGTTCTCGGGCTGCCACCGCTACGAGGCATTTGTCCGCTTGGGTAGGGAGCGGATTCCTTGCCGGGTGCGCAAGGCAACGCCTGCCGTCTTAAGACTCCACCTAGCCTAG
- a CDS encoding CRTAC1 family protein — translation MFQDCSSLIQFNPPAFSYGVAICDVDRDGAFELFVCGFRGPNRVLKWNGQALVDLVDDTLADAGRMAIGVAAGDFDGDGQEELYVLNTDTFGGRKRFGDRLFDWQGSRWVDLFSLPHNQDALNLTAGRSVACVDRFGQGRYGFFVANYGGPMRLYELSAGQMIADVAPEAGVNRVTGGRGLVAVPLVSQRMDIFAVNEQGPNFLFRNRGDGTFEEIAAEVGLADPGEHGRGVAAVDLDGDGRLDLVYGNWEGPHRLWIQTSSGVFKNVAPPELARPSRIRTVIAADFDNDGYPELFFNNIGEPNRLFGWRSGCWQAIDMGDAVEPQGLGTGAAVADVDGDGCLELLVAHGESGAQPLSFYRPLAPGNNWLRVLPLTRQGSPARGALVRLVTSTRTQIRPIDAGSGYLCQMEPVAHFGLGSESAVEAIQIQWPDGKQVQVAHPPVNQLLRIPYPG, via the coding sequence ATGTTCCAAGATTGCAGCTCCCTCATCCAGTTCAACCCGCCTGCTTTTTCCTATGGAGTTGCCATTTGCGATGTGGATCGGGACGGGGCTTTTGAGCTGTTTGTGTGCGGCTTCCGCGGCCCGAATCGGGTTTTGAAGTGGAACGGCCAGGCGCTGGTGGATTTGGTGGACGATACTCTGGCCGATGCAGGGCGGATGGCCATTGGGGTGGCTGCCGGCGACTTCGACGGCGACGGGCAAGAAGAACTCTACGTCTTGAATACTGATACCTTCGGCGGGCGCAAGCGCTTTGGGGATCGCCTCTTCGACTGGCAGGGATCCCGTTGGGTGGATCTGTTCTCTCTGCCCCACAACCAAGATGCCCTCAACTTGACGGCAGGTCGCTCGGTGGCCTGCGTGGATCGCTTTGGCCAGGGGCGGTACGGGTTTTTCGTGGCCAACTATGGCGGCCCCATGCGCCTTTACGAGCTGTCCGCCGGCCAGATGATCGCCGATGTGGCGCCAGAGGCGGGGGTAAACCGGGTAACGGGAGGGCGGGGGCTGGTGGCCGTGCCCCTGGTTTCCCAGCGGATGGACATTTTTGCCGTCAACGAGCAGGGGCCCAACTTTTTGTTTCGCAACCGCGGGGATGGCACCTTTGAGGAAATTGCCGCCGAGGTGGGGTTGGCGGATCCCGGCGAGCACGGACGGGGGGTGGCAGCGGTGGATCTGGATGGGGACGGGCGGTTGGATCTGGTGTACGGCAACTGGGAAGGGCCGCATCGCCTCTGGATCCAAACTTCCAGCGGCGTCTTCAAAAATGTGGCCCCTCCCGAGCTGGCCAGGCCCTCCCGCATCCGCACGGTGATCGCTGCCGACTTCGACAACGACGGTTACCCAGAGCTGTTTTTTAACAACATCGGCGAGCCCAACCGGCTGTTTGGCTGGCGCTCCGGCTGCTGGCAGGCTATCGACATGGGAGATGCTGTCGAGCCGCAGGGACTGGGGACGGGAGCGGCGGTGGCGGATGTGGATGGGGACGGTTGCCTAGAGCTGCTCGTTGCCCACGGAGAATCGGGCGCCCAGCCCCTGAGCTTCTACCGTCCGCTGGCCCCTGGCAACAACTGGCTGAGAGTTCTGCCCCTCACCCGCCAGGGATCCCCAGCCCGCGGCGCCTTGGTACGCCTGGTTACCTCTACCCGCACGCAGATCCGACCCATCGACGCCGGCAGCGGCTACCTCTGCCAGATGGAGCCGGTGGCCCATTTTGGCCTGGGATCCGAGTCGGCAGTAGAAGCCATCCAGATCCAGTGGCCGGACGGCAAACAGGTGCAGGTGGCTCACCCACCGGTCAACCAGCTCCTGCGGATCCCCTATCCTGGTTAG
- the cobA gene encoding uroporphyrinogen-III C-methyltransferase, with product MGKVYLVGAGPGDPGLLTVKGKALLAHADVVIYDALVGSPILDLIPPTAERIYAGKQRGAHTLPQEQITALLIEKAQTRAVVVRLKGGDPFMFGRGGEEMLALVQAGIPVEVVPGITAGMAASAYAGIPLTHRDLSSSVAFVTGHEAAGKYRPQVNWRALAEAVETLVIYMGMHNLGYIAAELLAGGKDPATPVALIRWGTTPEQEIHLLRLESLAGQPSPAAPPAIVVVGAVVNLASLLPTLYPLAPSEPQ from the coding sequence ATGGGCAAAGTGTATCTGGTGGGGGCAGGACCTGGGGATCCGGGACTGCTGACGGTGAAGGGCAAGGCCCTGCTCGCCCATGCGGACGTGGTCATCTACGATGCCCTGGTGGGATCCCCCATCTTGGATCTGATCCCCCCCACAGCAGAGCGCATCTATGCTGGCAAACAGCGGGGGGCTCACACCTTGCCCCAGGAGCAGATCACGGCCCTGTTGATTGAAAAAGCGCAGACACGAGCTGTAGTGGTGCGGCTCAAGGGCGGGGATCCCTTCATGTTTGGGCGGGGGGGAGAGGAGATGCTGGCCCTGGTGCAGGCCGGGATCCCGGTGGAGGTGGTGCCGGGAATTACAGCGGGCATGGCCGCCAGCGCCTATGCCGGGATCCCCCTCACCCATCGCGACCTCAGCTCCTCGGTTGCTTTTGTTACTGGCCACGAGGCGGCAGGCAAATACCGCCCCCAGGTCAATTGGCGTGCCCTAGCCGAGGCCGTAGAAACCTTGGTGATCTACATGGGCATGCACAACCTCGGCTACATCGCTGCCGAATTGTTAGCGGGAGGAAAAGATCCCGCTACCCCAGTCGCCTTGATCCGCTGGGGCACCACCCCGGAGCAAGAGATTCATCTGCTCCGTTTGGAGTCTCTGGCCGGTCAGCCCTCGCCTGCGGCGCCGCCCGCCATTGTCGTGGTGGGGGCGGTGGTCAATTTGGCCAGCCTGTTGCCCACCTTGTACCCCCTTGCCCCTTCAGAACCTCAATGA
- a CDS encoding DUF4278 domain-containing protein, with product MELSYRGVGYTHSPATVTVSPGKVGGRYRGLDWRFRHLSKPVVLPTKLDLLYRGAAYRSEAAAAPAQTVQTAEAPAPGRSHVLDELARRLMMGHQRAIRVRQQAMLVRGTERVGLQANVRNFWNRIQGKVHPTFRLTYDRSRVSMS from the coding sequence ATGGAACTCTCTTACCGTGGCGTTGGTTACACCCACTCGCCGGCGACGGTGACTGTTTCTCCGGGCAAAGTGGGGGGTCGCTATCGGGGGCTGGACTGGCGATTTCGCCACCTGAGCAAGCCGGTGGTTTTGCCCACCAAGCTTGACCTGCTCTATCGGGGCGCGGCCTATCGTTCCGAAGCTGCTGCAGCGCCGGCTCAAACCGTTCAGACAGCCGAGGCACCTGCTCCTGGCCGTTCTCACGTTCTGGATGAGCTGGCTCGCCGCCTGATGATGGGCCACCAACGGGCGATTCGGGTTCGTCAGCAAGCCATGTTGGTGCGTGGCACGGAGCGGGTTGGCCTGCAGGCCAATGTGCGCAACTTCTGGAACCGCATCCAAGGAAAGGTGCATCCCACCTTCCGTCTCACCTATGACCGCAGCCGGGTCAGCATGAGCTAG
- a CDS encoding response regulator transcription factor, which translates to MKRVLVVDDDPLSLKVLSRHLTQHGYRVCTGASGVEGLRLFAQEQPDVVVSDVVMPEMDGFEFCRQLRQQRGGELVPFIFLSSRSELDDRVQGYEWGADDYIIKPFEPLELVAKIEAQIERARRTQLEILRLIQQQTQAKAEAAPRPTLADLPLTPAEERVFREVIRGLTNKQIGEKLFISPRTVQTHLTNILSKLSLENRSQLVRFAYERGYIPREESSDKK; encoded by the coding sequence ATGAAGCGCGTATTGGTCGTAGATGACGATCCCCTCTCCTTAAAGGTGCTGAGCCGCCACCTCACCCAGCACGGCTATCGGGTTTGTACAGGCGCTTCGGGTGTAGAAGGGTTGCGCCTGTTTGCCCAAGAGCAGCCGGATGTGGTGGTATCGGATGTGGTGATGCCGGAAATGGATGGCTTCGAGTTTTGCCGCCAACTGCGCCAACAGCGGGGCGGCGAACTCGTTCCTTTCATCTTCCTCTCCTCTCGCAGCGAGCTGGATGACCGCGTTCAGGGCTACGAGTGGGGAGCCGACGACTACATCATCAAGCCCTTCGAGCCGCTGGAGCTGGTGGCCAAGATCGAGGCGCAAATCGAACGAGCCCGCCGCACCCAGTTGGAGATTCTGCGCCTAATCCAGCAGCAGACCCAGGCCAAAGCTGAAGCTGCCCCCCGTCCCACCTTGGCAGATCTCCCCCTCACCCCTGCCGAAGAGCGGGTGTTCCGGGAAGTGATCCGCGGCCTCACCAACAAGCAAATTGGCGAGAAGCTGTTCATCAGTCCGCGTACCGTGCAGACCCACTTGACCAACATTCTCAGCAAGCTCTCTCTGGAAAATCGCTCCCAACTGGTGCGCTTTGCCTACGAACGGGGCTACATCCCCCGGGAAGAGTCGAGCGACAAAAAATAG
- a CDS encoding sirohydrochlorin chelatase: MSSAPLVFLVCHGSRDPEYQQAAADLLARVRQRLAPQPVELAQLEGQPLSLAEQIHRHLTARLEGPVVLLSLFMGGGSHVEEDLPAALEQVQARWPHLKLLLTPPIGQHPALLDLVAARVAAAQRLGELTHGWILFGHGSRLPGFAAQLQAGIQALEQRLPGIRLHVAFAAQPPTLEAAVIHCLRLGQYRLRVLPFFLFPGGLLRALQEQAQRLQREWPLLQITVEPPLWRDPQLVQAIQETLQTACLTWK; this comes from the coding sequence ATGTCCTCAGCCCCGCTGGTGTTTTTGGTTTGTCACGGCAGCCGGGATCCCGAATACCAGCAAGCGGCGGCGGATTTGCTGGCCCGGGTGCGGCAGCGGCTGGCTCCTCAACCGGTGGAGCTGGCCCAGTTGGAAGGTCAGCCTCTGAGCCTGGCGGAGCAGATTCACAGACACCTGACAGCCCGCCTGGAGGGGCCGGTGGTGCTGCTGTCGCTGTTTATGGGCGGGGGATCCCATGTGGAGGAGGACTTGCCGGCTGCCCTGGAGCAGGTTCAAGCTCGCTGGCCGCACCTGAAGCTGCTGTTGACACCGCCGATTGGCCAGCATCCAGCCCTGCTTGATCTGGTGGCAGCGCGGGTGGCAGCGGCGCAGCGGTTGGGGGAACTGACCCACGGCTGGATCCTGTTTGGCCATGGCAGCCGCCTGCCGGGATTTGCCGCCCAGCTCCAGGCGGGGATCCAAGCTCTGGAACAGCGCTTGCCCGGAATCCGCTTGCATGTGGCTTTTGCCGCCCAGCCCCCCACACTGGAAGCGGCCGTAATCCATTGCCTGCGCCTCGGCCAGTATCGCCTGCGGGTGCTGCCGTTTTTTCTCTTTCCGGGCGGTCTGCTGCGCGCTTTACAGGAACAGGCTCAGCGGCTGCAGCGAGAATGGCCCTTGTTGCAGATCACGGTGGAGCCGCCCCTCTGGCGGGATCCCCAACTGGTGCAGGCCATTCAGGAGACCCTGCAGACGGCCTGTCTGACCTGGAAGTAG
- the raf1 gene encoding RuBisCO accumulation factor 1: MSQHLPEPTAPEEDPSLLMGRLQRKEGGWLDWAKACQSLQRQKMTPQAIFEATGFEPAHQNQIVVAAQVYEGMAKAGASSAVLEHFAHKGSDILYELRILSPQDRVRVAELVVSRNLGADEAHEIARAVKNYAQLRQLPEGFTDHPGDAVAYQAWKTAQETRDLQERTRAIGRAFQYAHSETARQQVERLLSTLAPGSQPQRKPLPRLSVFRPEEDLPRLLPVAGSLPLSTATWEQIPAVEPQGLFGWVTSVAGQTWMALPAWPAIQRAADPVALQVDNGLLGSLLGWPVAPEEEQDPILLVADRAVRTWEGRAGVFLVDRGGAVAVEWIEDSPPSPLLGQVLMAVRPPRIFDEELAQDPWQIEE, translated from the coding sequence ATGAGTCAGCATTTGCCGGAACCCACTGCCCCGGAGGAGGATCCCAGCCTGTTGATGGGCCGGCTGCAGCGCAAAGAGGGGGGGTGGCTGGATTGGGCAAAGGCCTGCCAAAGCTTGCAACGACAGAAAATGACTCCCCAGGCCATCTTCGAGGCGACCGGGTTTGAGCCCGCCCACCAAAACCAGATCGTTGTCGCCGCCCAGGTTTACGAAGGAATGGCGAAAGCAGGAGCCAGCTCAGCCGTTTTGGAGCACTTTGCCCACAAAGGCAGCGATATTCTCTACGAGTTGCGCATCCTCTCGCCTCAGGATCGCGTCCGGGTGGCGGAGCTGGTTGTCAGCCGCAACCTGGGTGCCGATGAGGCCCACGAGATCGCCCGGGCTGTGAAAAACTATGCCCAACTGCGGCAGCTCCCGGAAGGGTTCACGGATCACCCCGGCGATGCGGTGGCTTACCAAGCCTGGAAAACTGCCCAGGAAACCCGCGATCTCCAGGAGCGAACCCGGGCCATTGGCCGCGCCTTTCAGTATGCCCACAGCGAAACAGCCCGCCAACAGGTTGAGCGGCTCTTGTCGACGTTGGCTCCCGGCTCCCAACCCCAGCGCAAGCCGTTGCCCAGGCTTTCGGTGTTTCGCCCGGAAGAGGATCTGCCCCGTCTGCTGCCGGTGGCCGGATCCCTGCCTCTTTCTACCGCCACCTGGGAGCAGATCCCTGCCGTTGAGCCTCAAGGCCTTTTTGGTTGGGTCACCAGCGTGGCTGGGCAGACGTGGATGGCCTTGCCCGCTTGGCCGGCCATTCAAAGGGCCGCCGACCCAGTCGCCCTGCAGGTGGACAATGGTTTGCTGGGATCCCTGTTGGGCTGGCCGGTGGCCCCTGAAGAAGAACAGGATCCGATTTTGCTGGTGGCGGATCGCGCCGTTCGCACCTGGGAAGGGAGGGCAGGGGTTTTCCTGGTGGATCGAGGGGGAGCTGTGGCGGTGGAGTGGATAGAGGATTCGCCCCCCTCTCCCCTGCTGGGCCAAGTGCTGATGGCGGTGCGTCCCCCCCGCATCTTCGACGAGGAGTTGGCGCAGGATCCCTGGCAAATAGAGGAGTAA
- a CDS encoding cation:proton antiporter, translating to MQEDFRLILDIVTVLAAAAAGGFLAALLRQPVLLGYLLAGILVGPTGLGWIKELVQVETLAQFGVTFLLFSLGVEFSLKELRQVRGIAIGGGALQIGLTIAITAALAVASGWLTPVQGIFLGAVLSLSSTAVVLKSLTETNQMGTPQAHAMLGILIVQDLAVGLMLAVLPALDCPLPELAGSLAKALAEIGLVGLGAVVGGMWLVPAFLRLLAQQESKEVFLLGVISLCVGIALLTERLGISSEIGAFLAGLMISEVEYADQTLAYVEPLRDVFAALFFAAIGMLIDPSFIAAHLPLILGLVGLVMVGKFCLVAPLAGLFGYPLPSAVLVGLGLSQIGEFSFVLASEGQALGLVSRQLYLLVVSTTAVTLLVTPLLLRGAPRLLAKLQGIPFFARWLEASERPPALSPDAPQQDHVVVCGYGQVGQDIVRILEARRHPVLVIDQSERVIQHLRSRGIPYLYGNAASAPVLEKAGLPRARALVIALPDRLSMRLCLKRALELAPHLDVVVRATHEEDIEQLYQLGAREVVHPEFEASLGLCSHVLLKLDEPLEVIQQEILAIRSSHYRDLRPPYPSCLIPTPVSWPAQPPSPPLLGHANGSRDSGPPEPATAWWEHWQRPVQPEWAGISGSAE from the coding sequence GTGCAGGAAGACTTTCGCCTGATTCTGGACATCGTGACAGTGTTGGCGGCAGCGGCGGCGGGTGGTTTTCTGGCAGCGCTGCTGAGGCAGCCGGTGTTGCTTGGGTACCTGCTGGCAGGGATCCTGGTGGGACCAACGGGGCTGGGGTGGATCAAGGAGTTGGTGCAGGTGGAAACCCTGGCCCAGTTTGGGGTGACCTTTTTGCTGTTCAGCCTGGGAGTGGAGTTTTCCCTCAAAGAGTTGCGCCAGGTGCGGGGGATCGCCATTGGCGGCGGCGCTTTGCAGATCGGCCTGACCATCGCGATCACGGCGGCGCTGGCAGTGGCCAGCGGCTGGCTGACGCCGGTGCAGGGGATCTTCCTGGGGGCAGTGCTCTCTTTGTCTTCCACAGCGGTGGTGCTCAAAAGCCTCACCGAGACCAACCAGATGGGCACGCCCCAGGCTCACGCCATGCTGGGGATCTTGATTGTGCAGGATCTGGCGGTGGGGCTGATGCTAGCGGTGTTGCCGGCTTTGGATTGTCCTTTGCCGGAGCTGGCGGGATCCCTGGCCAAGGCGCTGGCGGAGATTGGCCTGGTGGGGCTGGGGGCGGTGGTGGGCGGGATGTGGCTGGTGCCCGCTTTCCTGCGCCTTTTGGCGCAGCAGGAGAGCAAGGAGGTGTTTTTGTTGGGGGTGATCAGCCTCTGCGTGGGGATTGCCCTGTTGACAGAGCGGCTGGGCATTTCCAGCGAGATCGGGGCCTTCCTGGCCGGGCTGATGATCTCAGAAGTGGAATACGCCGACCAGACCCTGGCCTATGTGGAGCCGCTGCGGGATGTGTTTGCCGCCCTCTTTTTTGCCGCCATCGGCATGCTCATCGATCCCAGCTTTATCGCTGCCCACCTGCCCTTAATCTTAGGGTTAGTGGGGCTGGTGATGGTGGGCAAGTTTTGCCTGGTGGCCCCTTTGGCCGGTCTGTTCGGCTACCCGCTCCCCTCAGCGGTGTTGGTGGGGCTGGGCCTCTCGCAGATCGGCGAGTTCTCCTTTGTCCTGGCCAGCGAAGGGCAAGCGCTAGGGCTGGTGTCGCGGCAACTGTATTTGCTCGTCGTCAGCACCACCGCCGTTACCCTGCTGGTCACTCCCCTTCTGCTCAGGGGCGCGCCGCGGCTGCTGGCAAAATTACAAGGGATCCCTTTCTTTGCCCGTTGGCTGGAAGCGAGCGAGCGGCCCCCCGCCCTGTCCCCCGACGCTCCCCAACAGGATCACGTGGTGGTGTGCGGCTATGGACAGGTGGGGCAGGACATCGTGCGCATCCTGGAAGCCCGTCGCCATCCCGTCTTGGTGATCGACCAGTCGGAACGGGTCATCCAACACCTGCGCTCCCGTGGGATCCCCTATCTCTACGGCAATGCCGCCAGCGCCCCGGTGCTGGAGAAAGCTGGCCTGCCCCGCGCCCGCGCCCTGGTGATCGCCCTGCCGGATCGCCTGAGCATGCGCCTTTGCCTGAAACGGGCGCTGGAACTGGCGCCCCACCTGGATGTGGTGGTGCGGGCCACCCATGAAGAGGACATCGAACAGCTCTATCAGTTGGGGGCCAGGGAAGTCGTCCACCCGGAATTTGAGGCCAGCCTGGGCTTGTGCAGCCATGTGCTGCTGAAGCTGGACGAGCCCCTGGAGGTCATCCAGCAGGAGATTCTGGCCATCCGCAGCAGCCACTACCGCGATTTGCGCCCTCCTTACCCCAGTTGTCTGATCCCCACCCCCGTGAGTTGGCCGGCGCAGCCCCCATCCCCGCCGCTCCTCGGCCATGCCAACGGCAGCCGCGACAGCGGCCCACCCGAGCCTGCGACCGCCTGGTGGGAGCACTGGCAGCGCCCTGTACAGCCGGAATGGGCAGGGATCTCGGGCTCGGCTGAGTAG
- a CDS encoding ABC transporter permease: MNAFFRKLSALFAAYYAYMLEYRAELLLWALAGSLPLIMMGLWSEAARSGDFSLSSLEFIRYFLAVFLVRQFSIIWVIWDFEREVVEGRLSPLLLQPLDPAWHHVASHLMERLARLPFTVALIALFFLLYPRAFWIPSWQQVALGSLAILLAFALRFLMQYTLALLAFWVERISALEQFHFLVYLFLSGVIAPLEVFPPAVRQALAWTPFPYLVHFPASLWVGIPQDIPRGFAMGLAWLVLFWLVNRWLWRKGLQHYSGMGA; the protein is encoded by the coding sequence ATGAACGCCTTTTTTCGCAAGCTGAGCGCGCTCTTTGCCGCCTACTACGCCTACATGCTGGAGTACCGGGCGGAGCTGCTCCTGTGGGCCTTGGCCGGATCCCTGCCCTTGATCATGATGGGGCTCTGGAGCGAGGCGGCCCGTTCAGGAGATTTCTCGCTGTCTTCCCTAGAGTTCATCCGCTATTTCCTGGCCGTGTTCCTGGTGCGCCAGTTCAGCATCATCTGGGTAATCTGGGACTTTGAGCGGGAGGTGGTGGAGGGAAGACTCTCGCCCCTTCTGTTGCAGCCTCTGGATCCCGCTTGGCACCATGTGGCCAGCCACCTGATGGAACGCCTGGCCCGCCTCCCCTTTACCGTGGCTTTGATTGCCCTCTTTTTCCTGCTCTACCCCCGCGCTTTTTGGATCCCGTCTTGGCAACAAGTGGCGCTGGGATCCCTGGCCATTTTGTTGGCGTTTGCCCTGCGCTTTCTCATGCAGTACACCCTGGCGCTGCTGGCCTTTTGGGTGGAGCGAATATCGGCCTTGGAGCAATTCCACTTTTTGGTGTACCTATTTCTCTCAGGGGTGATCGCCCCTCTGGAGGTGTTTCCGCCGGCGGTGCGTCAGGCCTTGGCCTGGACGCCCTTTCCCTACTTGGTGCATTTTCCCGCCAGCCTCTGGGTGGGGATCCCGCAAGATATCCCGCGCGGTTTTGCCATGGGCCTGGCCTGGCTGGTTCTGTTTTGGCTGGTCAACCGCTGGCTGTGGCGCAAGGGTTTGCAACACTACTCCGGGATGGGAGCTTAG
- the rpsT gene encoding 30S ribosomal protein S20 — MPRIKSAIKRVKIAERNRLRNKATKAMVRALMKKVTSLSSAYAANPQPETLQEIQAAMSAAFSRIDKAAKTGVLHKNTAARRKARLSRIVQRSLAATSAS, encoded by the coding sequence ATGCCACGCATCAAATCTGCCATCAAGCGCGTCAAGATTGCGGAGCGAAATCGCCTGCGCAACAAAGCTACCAAAGCCATGGTGCGCGCGCTGATGAAAAAAGTCACTTCTCTCTCCTCTGCTTACGCCGCCAACCCCCAACCGGAAACCCTGCAGGAGATTCAAGCGGCGATGAGCGCTGCCTTTAGCCGCATCGACAAAGCGGCCAAAACAGGGGTTCTCCACAAAAACACAGCCGCCCGTCGGAAGGCGCGTTTGTCTCGGATCGTGCAACGATCCCTGGCCGCCACAAGTGCCTCCTAA